ACGAAACAAATGTTTAACTCAGATTCCTTCCAAACATTCTACAAAATAGCAAAAATGGTAATTATaagaatggattttttttttaacataatatacaattgatcacaaattttattacatataaGATAAAGAATtcttaaataaatgatttaagGGGGAAGGCCGCCCCTGAATGCAAATGTAGTCGCCCTTGTACAtaacaacaaaataacaaataataggaATTTTCCTATAGTTGAATTTATTTGTAAGGAGTTTTTATTTGTACTTTTTATCCTACgatttaaatttaacttaaatgtttttaatcctAGAATTATGATGGTTTCTTTTAactctttataaatattatatcaaaattcaGTTTCAACATTTAATAAAAGTAACGTGATTTGAAACAACATAATTTTAGCAATTAttgaacattaaaaatataatttttataaaaactaaaaactaaaactaaaatgcATCATATTCTTATGAATTAGAGGTATAAACCAGAGTGAGAATTTAGCTGTATTACGGATAAGATCCTTATTTGTTCTTCCGGAGAGAATCTCGGAACAAATGATGGTGGATTTTCACTATAATGAGGTGCATGTGGATGCGGTGGTGGATTCTAAATTCTAAtctacaaaacaagaaaaaacaattGCTGATCAATTCTGCAGAAGAAGAAGGTAGCTTGCTGTAATCAATTGTTTATTCAAATGTACAacgcaagaaaaaaaaaatccatgaattgtaaattaatttatttaattaattatttctttacttttccaactttttttttaatagcgcACGACTTTCAGGCGGCGAATATAATATAAATCACTACGCAATGACGCGACACAAAAGAAAAACGGGTCCACCCGCGTTATCCTGTGATGCCGCCGCACCGGATCGCGCTGGTCGCCGGAATATTCAACCGCCGGAAAACCGCCGAGCACTCCGGCAACTCGCCGAGATCGGCGAAGAGCGACTCGTCCTCCTCCCTCATCGGCACCGCCACGTCATCCACCTCGCCGCAGATCGGGCTTTCGAGGACGCCGGTGGACGTCACGTCATCGAACCACCcgaagtggtggtggtggtggtggctgAGCAGAACCGCCGCGTCGCCGGCGAGTTCGAGGTCTGAGTCCGTCGCAAACACCTTCATCTCCTCCTCCGGCGGGTACCTGGCGGCGGAATCTGCCGGTGAGGAGGAGGTGGCGCCGTCGCTTACAGCGGCGGAAGCCGCGGAGGAATTTGATTTTGGGAGAGGGAGGGAGTGGTTGTGTTCATATGCGTAGGTGACTATTAGCTTTGTGGGGTCCACACGGCTTCGCTCAACTTGCTTCCTTGCGGGACACCCCTTTGAACTGCTGCATCGGTAGTATCCCCTGCATTTTcagattcaaattaattattaattaataactacCTAAttgctaattaattaaaaattatgatactaagtgaaaagaaaattagtaaTGGAAAAtgttgagagagagaagagtgaTGTGGATTGGTATGATAATCCAAAGTCCAAACCAAATGAAAATGGCACTTTCATGGATTTTGCCGTATCTTAAGCGCGTGTTTCACAATCCCTATTTCTTAATGGAGGGTTAtgttcaactttttctttttctttcaatttttctcAATTAATCATTGTGCAATGCCTaactattaattaatcattactTGAAATGTGAAACTCGAATCCGGAATCCCCCCTTTGCATGCTCAATATAACGTGCTATCCTAATTATTTCAttacataacatttttttttgtaacaaactgtcatttattttacaaaaaaatattaaatatttacaagaaacgagattaaaaagaattttacaaaaaaaatgattttataaaactcAAAGCAATAATAATATCTGCTGCAAATGGttgtaattttttcttcttcgcaTACATCTCATTTTTCCATACATTTATATACAGCAATTATGATGAGTAATGACAGATATGTATGTACATACAAAAGTTGACATCAGATTattcaaaattcattatttgttgcataaaaaaattgtttatttcttGGCAAATGTACTGATTTTTGTTTAGTTGCCAAGTTATCCTAACTTACTTGATAATGCAGTTGACGCAATTATAGACACTGTTGCCTGTGTTGGTGCACACAATGTTGCATGAAAAACATACATGCACAATCTCACATGCTCTTATTCTGGTTAGTGGTAAGCAAAATTTGTTTACCTATGTGAAGTTCATAAAACAcaattatataaatgaaatgagataactgaaaagaaatgaagaaaaaagttgttctcattcagaaacaaaaaaagatcAAACATAGATAATGACGGCTTCCGGCTCCAGAGATTTTTATATTCCGTAATTATTGTAGCGTGAAGGCAACGCGGTTCAGAGCCCGCGTGTGCTGTCATAGCACCCTAACTACCACCACAACCCCGATGCGCATTTTGGCACAGCCGCCTCTAACCGGGTTTTTCTACGCTAGCGGCGGCGCCGGCCACAAATTCCACCGTGCACTTCCACTTCTAGAACACAACTTTTACATAATTAACTTCTAAATTGGATTCTTATTCCAAAAGATATTTAGCATTCTTCGTTCCAATTCACACCCCCTCAAACTTAAGATGATTAACATGTGCTAATTAATTACTTAGCTAAAAAATCGTGgttaaggaaaataattaagataaatgAATGTGTATATATTATAGTTATTACCTTGGGTAAGGGGAGCCTTTGATGGGCTTTTGGCCGTACTTCCTCCAGGCCCATGAATCCGACGGTGGATaattttctcctttgctctTAGATCCATCCACGTCACCGATCGGTATCGTCACCACCCTCTTCTTCATCTCCCTCCTACGTATGGTTTCATGAACATACATGAACCCCTTCAACGTTTAACTTCCCAATtcacataaaaacaaaataaaatagaaaaaataaataaaaaccttttcttGGGTGACGGTGCTTCAGTTTTTGTGTCTTCACcggaagaaggagaagcaggCCCAGCTTCTGAGGCGGGCTCGGGCCCGGACTCAGGCTCATCTGGGTCAGCCACATGTATTAATTTGCTGAATCTACGGTGATGCATGATGGGTTGGAGTGAAATTAAATCTGGGTGGtcgatgtatatatataatttgctaTTGCTATGTTATAACTATAACTATAACTATAATATGATAGAAATAGTGAATAGGTGAGTGGGGAATGGATTGATGAGAGAAAAATggtgagagtgagagtgagagaggAGAAGGGGTTGGTGTTTAATAAGAGCCGCCATGGTGACAGATTGGCAGCAGTGTAGTTTATTGTGGACGTGCGAGCAAATACTCAATTAATAAAAGCGTACTACATGGGAGGGGTTTTATTTGATGGAGTTAGGTTCATGATAAACTTTACTTTTGGATTCATTCATTAATCGGTTGCTCTCTGTCATGACCATATTTAGtctatgtaataataataataataataataatatatgtatattgtaTTATTAGCTAAGGTTAGTAGATGCGTAATTAATGCTACAATATTATCATATTTTCgatcatattatatataggtTGTGTTTGGTGGCACGGCATCAAGGTTTAGAGATCAAGTGATGCGATAATACCAAAATATGTGCGAGTGTTTTTAGTGTTTCTGGGATTTATGGTGTGGTGCTTCGTGGAATAAAAAGTCTTTTTGGTCTTGTGCTATTAAAACTAACAAGTGAAATTTCTGAGATTTTTTCAGTGacttgtgaaaacaaaaaattatttttagcttGTTTATGATactctttaataaaaaattggactggctttcatcttttattgatataattaatgCTCCTCagccttttttatatatattttttttctttgaatcgAACTCTCGAACCTAGTCGTCGTTAATAACCTTTTGGGTTAATCTTTTGGGCCGAGTTATTGTCGACCTATTGAACCGATATTTTGAGTCAAGTTGTTGCAAACCTCTTGAATCATAATTAGTACTATTGCTAACAATTCTGAATATACTTTGATTGTTAGAACCAAAGCATGGGACATGATCACACGAGGATATATGCCCCCGCTATACAAATAGTTACTTTAGCTTAGAGATAAAGTACTCCCTCAGCACAACGCCCAAATAGATAGGCTAAAACATACTCAAATGAGTAAGCCATAGAAGATCTTCGAATTAATCTCTAGAGGTTTTTCGTGattcaaataattttcatatctataaaatacaaaaacaaactATGTGTTTAGACACCTTTTAAACACAACACTCATTAAACATGGGTTGAACACTCTTCTATCACgtcatattaattaaataagccttcaagaaaaagttgaagattAGGACAACTTGTTTAGCGTGCATGACAGGTCTAGTGTGTCTTCTCACTCTGCGGTCAACTCCGACTTAGCACGAAGAAGACCCGTGAAGAAGCTTAAAGGCCCGCTTAGTGCGATGTCGAGTGAATTTTAAGCTACACTAAacctataaaaggagtagaaagcaaaggagaaagacacACAGAGACTTAAAGTTATCTAATTAATACATTCAAAGTCTGAACATCTCAAATAGGAGGAACCCTCCATCTTTAGTCATTCTCCATTTTTCTTCCATTATCCAtcactcttcttcttctattcGCATCAGCTCCTAAAGTGTAAAACCTCTCATGGCAATGAGAAGCTAAACCCTCATTGTTGGGAGCCTAAGAGTCAAATGCCCTTGTAATGTAATATTTACTTACTATCTATTGAATGCAAtgctaatttttattgtttctttcatgtgttttattgttattatatgtGGTTTGATCATACATGCATCTGTCTAGGGATTAAGTATTAGAAAGTGTTTAATTTCAGGCATCTAAACAAATCATTGGTAGGGATAGAGTGATATTGTTTAACCTATGCATACATCTTTAAACTtcatgcaatttactattttatctctgcaaagggatttgagaaaaaatagataaattagtttATTCAACGTGAGGGGTTAGGATTGGGTATCTTAATAGATGTAGGTGGAAATTGAAAtagtattaaatacaaaaacacATTAACATTGCATCAAGGGTAGTTAAGCATGTTAGGCCctaacatatttaaattctgAAGTCATCTTTTGCATtcaaattattgtttatttttcttgttcttttatcttctactttttcctttaatttttcacTTTCAATTCTTTATGTCTTTCTTGAAAATTGGGTTTGCACCAATCTAAATACAAGCAAAGTTTATGTGGACTCAATACTCGAACTCCCGTTTTACTTTACTACTTATGATAATTTGGTGCACTTGTCAATGAGTTAACAATCATATGTCATATtgattatatgtataataaaatgTGCATGTgtaatttgatatgaaattGATTTATAGTTAAACATGTTATAAGAACTTAGTACCACtcctttaatttctttctaacacaaaatttctattaattacaagttttttttatcaagcacAATTAAAATCGTTCAAATGAACAATGGAGGGGAAACCGGGAATATGATGGTAAATTAGAGGGTGTCAGCCATGCTGCCGTGGGATCTCCTTGTGCATGGTACATCAAAGAGCAGTACAAAAGAGCTAGCATGCGTATTGGATTTatattgaattatatatgtagaataatat
The nucleotide sequence above comes from Glycine soja cultivar W05 chromosome 11, ASM419377v2, whole genome shotgun sequence. Encoded proteins:
- the LOC114373536 gene encoding probable WRKY transcription factor 69 — translated: MHHRRFSKLIHVADPDEPESGPEPASEAGPASPSSGEDTKTEAPSPKKRREMKKRVVTIPIGDVDGSKSKGENYPPSDSWAWRKYGQKPIKGSPYPRGYYRCSSSKGCPARKQVERSRVDPTKLIVTYAYEHNHSLPLPKSNSSAASAAVSDGATSSSPADSAARYPPEEEMKVFATDSDLELAGDAAVLLSHHHHHHFGWFDDVTSTGVLESPICGEVDDVAVPMREEDESLFADLGELPECSAVFRRLNIPATSAIRCGGITG